Genomic segment of Panicum virgatum strain AP13 chromosome 9N, P.virgatum_v5, whole genome shotgun sequence:
CAGCGTGGACCATTTGACCGTGTGTAAAGTAACCTGCAAACCACAAGTTTGATCGACGACTGCTCGTGTCGGGTCGCCTATAAAAGGGAACCCCTGGAAGCACCACAGCTCAACTCACACACTCATCATCGCTCATCTTTGCTCACTTTGCTCGAGCGCTTCACTTCCGATCCTGAGCTCTGCCATCGCTTTGAGAGACACAGAGCCAAACACATGGCGGCTCAGGGAAGGGGCGGTGCTGCTCGTGgccgcagcggcgccgccgtggtggcGCTGGTCCTCCTCTGCGTGCTCCTCCACGGCGAGGTCGCCGAGTCGGCGGTGTACAccgtcggcgaccgcggcggcTGGAGCTTCAACACCGCCAGCTGGCCCAGCGGCAAGCGCTTCCGCGCCGGCGACGTGCTTGGTCAGTGCTACTACATACGTACCTCTCTTTAATACCGCCCTACGAATGGCCGCTGCGCAGCTTCCGCTTTGATGATCTCCCGCTGAAACAATACGATCGTGGATGCGCAGTGTTCAGGTACAGCCCGAAGGCGCACAACGTGGTGCCCGTGAGCGCGGCCGGGTACAGCTCGTGCGCCGCGCCCAGGGGCGCCAGGGCGCTCACCTCCGGCAACGACCGCATCACGCTGAAGCGGGGCGCCAACTACTTCATCTGCAGCTTCCCCGGCCACTGCCAGTCCGGCATGAAGGTGGCCGTCACCGCCGCGTGAGGCCCGGCTGGGTTGatcggctgccgccgccgacggcgctgCCTATAATAGCTTATTAAGTTTCCTcttcaaaaaaagagagaataaaAGAGTGCAACTCATTAGACGGTGCGTCCTGCCGCTGTCCGGCCATGAGTCATATCGTGTGCGTGTCGTCGGCTCGCCGTCTCGGGTGTTGCTAGTTGTTAGAGATTTCGCAGGTTGGTACTGCACAGAGGGACACATTGTTGATCTCGATATCGTCCTGATGATTTTGTATCAAAAAAAACGCTGAGTCAATAGATATTATGGAGTGCAAATATATGGTAATCAAATTAATTCTAGAAGTACAAATAAACTATTATTTGTCTACAATGTTCCTCAATAATTATCAAACATTTTAAATGTTGGAAGAATGCAAGGCAACACAGTGAGAAGATATTTTCGTGGAGTACTCTAAaattagtaataaataaattagaaaacttTATAATATTTAGGAATTCTCTATAAGGAAGGACACATGTCACCACCCTATAATCCACCTTGACCTATAAGTAGAGGACCATTTCCTTGACATGTCATCTATCTAAGAgactagtagataagaagggtgagtgctaggAGAGCCACAAAGAGAAGGTGTATTGTGTACTCTTGTGTAATACTATTGTGTTGTAATAAAGAAAGTGTTTTGTAAGTGTCAGTCTCCCATTTTCTAAGTACTTAATGTAAATAAGTTGTGATCTATCGTCTGTCACCCGGAATCACAAAGGGTCCGGCTTCATCGTATGAAGGCTCAGCCTCctggaagccagcttcatctgttggtaggttCTACCCCATCTGTTGTCGAAAATACTTGGTATGTTCTACCCATCTGTTGTCGAAAATACTAACCAACTCTAAATTGAGTTGATGTGTCTTAGGTGTAGATTCTCTTAGTGGGTATTAAGGCCACCTCAGTTTCCAACATTAAATCAAAAATATATCAGTACATTTGTTTTCGCTTTACAAAAAAatagtatatatatacacacacacggCAGCGCTATTCTACACCCTAGGTGTAGAATGGGATTCTACACCCAACCAGCCCAACACCCACCCAGTTAACTAACCGACCCACCCAACCTTGCCCAGCTTCTTTGTTTGCGAGCACGAGCCGCGAGCGGCGCGGAGCGCCGCGAGCGGCAAGTGCGAGACCTCCCCAAATTGGCGGCACGAGGGTCGAGGGTCCAGGGGCAGCGGCGGTGTGCTGGCCGGCGAGGCTGCGGGCGGCACGCAGGCCGGCGGGTAGCGGCGGCGCACAGGTGTGCGCAAGGCTACAGTGGCACGGCGTAGGCCAgcgagggcggtggcggcgcggttcAGTGGGCGCTCGAGGCCacgcggtggcgcgcggcgcagTCACCGGTCATCGCGTGGGCCTGCTGGTGGGTAGGCAGCGGCGCGACGTGCTTGCGCGGCGAGGAACGTGCGGCGTTGGGGATTTCCAGGAGTAGTGGCATCCAGTCGCACGGGAGCAGCAAATTCAGGTGTCAATTGTGCTTCTCTCTCAGTAATTGCGGGCACAGGAGGAGCTGGCAAGCACAGGAGGCTACGATGTCTTGCGGCACGTGGGAggcggccgcgggggcggcAGTGGGGCAGACCAGCAGCGCCCATCCGAGAAGCTGCGGGTGTGCGACAGAGCAGATGCCGCAGAGGGGCCGCGTGACGGCCGTGCGGGGTGAACAACGGCGGCGGGCGCACGCAGCCGCGGCCTGCGAGTCGGGCGGccgcggggagcggcggcgcagcccaGCACGGATGGGATGCAGCGCAGGTGGGGATCGGCAGCAGAGGTGAAGCTAAGGCTATGCGAAGGGATAAACAAAAATTACTGAATCGATTCACAACCGTACCGTTAATTGAAAAATTACTTTGAGTAATTGGATGCTGCATATGAGTTCTACCGAGTGTGTGTTGAGTTTGATGGTTTTCTCATCAAGAAGGACAGATATTGCTAGATTACTGAATATTTATTACTACACTAACACGCAGTGTTGGTGAACATGTAGGTCCCACGCAATGTTGATGAACATGTAGTACTAAATTACTgaatatttattattgtggctctGGATTATTGAATATAAGACAACTGCGTTACTGGATCACAAAAGAAATTATAGATTTATTGGATGAATAAAAATACTGAATAACTGAAGAAATTACTACATACATATTACATAAAATACTGAATAGGCGCTCTGGGTTACTAACATCAACTGAATATTTTTCTCCAGTCTCTTGGTAATTGAATCAAAACACAGGGGCTATATATACATCCAAATTACTGAATTCACATAAAAATCAtccctcctcccccccccctcaaATTTGCAATAATTACTGGCCCGCGTGGAATACTGATTAACAGGATCTATTGATTACTGAATCTACATACGCATAAGCATTACTAGAGTTGTATATAAAAAAGTACTGAATGACTGGATCTTATTTTTACTGAATCCAAGCATGTACAAGGGTACGGTGTTACTAGAAATAACGATTCACTAGCAACACAAGGAAAATAATGGAGAAGTgcataatataaaaataaaaagcttCCTATGGATTACTGAATCCAAACATATGCATATATTATTGTTCGGTGGTGACTATACAAATTTACACATATTATTCACGATTAAATTGTATCGTGTAGCCTTCAAAAAGAATCTTAAAAATACACTTAAGGCCTCTTTGTCTTCACTTGGAACCCACTCCCTTGTGATGTTCAGTAGTATCACTGTCATGTGCATGAGGTGATAGAGTTGGAAAGGGGGTGCCATGCCCACATGAACCTGCCGCCAGTaataaaactaaaaaaatcatTGAGAAAAACTTAGCAAGACCAGCATGATACTGAATTACTAGATTATTGCTTTACTAAGAATAACTGAAGTGCTACATAGTATTACTGGTTTACAGAGTATTACTGAAAAATACGCAAGTAATTCTAGGGTACCAAGGGATTACTAATATTTGTAAGTATTACTACTTGAGACATACCCAAGATGAGAGCGGTAGGATGACCCCATATCCGAAGAAATTGAGGTTTAGTTCTTTGTCATCAAGCATTAGTGATAAAAAAATACTAGACTATCCACGAAACCTAAAAATTATTGATACTAATTCCAAATAAAAACTACTAGCCTACCTAGCCAACATTGGGCACAGTTTAGAGCATCAAAATATTTGGTAATCATCGACAAAAAATGGGCATTCTTTAGATGGTTCAGTAATTAGCCTATTCAAACTATGTTGAGCTACCGAATATAAAATTGCTTGAGCTCAACAATTTGTTTAGTTTCAGTAGTTTTTGTTACTGAGCTCTACTCAATCTCATGTAGTTCACTACTCTGGTATTTCGTTATTTGATCCATTAGTTCAGTAATGACTAATGACTACTGTACTACTATGCTAACTCAGAGCATCAAAGGTTTAGTAATGACTGAAAATTACATATACTAGTAGATGCTAACACAACTATTTTGGTACTACTGAAATAATAAAGTAATGAGCTACTGGATCAAACAACTACTATGCTTGCAATAACAAATTACTGAACTGAAAATGCTTACCA
This window contains:
- the LOC120693298 gene encoding basic blue protein-like, whose protein sequence is MAAQGRGGAARGRSGAAVVALVLLCVLLHGEVAESAVYTVGDRGGWSFNTASWPSGKRFRAGDVLVFRYSPKAHNVVPVSAAGYSSCAAPRGARALTSGNDRITLKRGANYFICSFPGHCQSGMKVAVTAA